In Streptomyces sp. NBC_00683, the DNA window CCGCACGCTCGGCGACCGCGAGGAAGCCGCTGACGCGGTACAGGACGCCCTCGTCTCGGCGTTCCGGGCCGCCCACACCTTTCGCGGCCAGTCGGCCGTCACGACCTGGCTCCACCGGATCACCGTGAACGCCTGCCTCGACCGTGCGCGCAAGGCCGCCTCACGCAAAACGGCGCCGGTCGATGACGCGGAGCGGCTCGATCAGCTGCTGGAGCCGCACGAATCTGCCGAGGCGCCCGCCGAAAGGCAGGACCTCCACCGCGAACTCCTGGCAGCGCTGTCCACCCTCCCCGCAGAACAACGGGCGGCTCTCGTGCTCGTCGATATGCAGGCCTATCCCGTCGCGGAGGCCGCTCGCATCCTCGACGTGCCGACCGGCACCGTGAAGAGCCGCTGCGCGCGCGGACGGGCAAGACTGCTCCCTCTGCTCACCCATCTACGCAGTAACAGCGGGGACAGCGTCGTGGAAAGGAACCGGACGCAGGGGACATCCGTCCCACCTGCGTCGGGACCAAGAGATGCAGGGTCAAGCGATCCTGCTGCTGTGAAGGGCGGAGGTGGGCACGCATGACATCCACGGCCGA includes these proteins:
- the sigM gene encoding RNA polymerase sigma factor SigM; amino-acid sequence: MDDARFADTSDQDLLAQHVAGEPDAFGELVRRHRDRLWAVALRTLGDREEAADAVQDALVSAFRAAHTFRGQSAVTTWLHRITVNACLDRARKAASRKTAPVDDAERLDQLLEPHESAEAPAERQDLHRELLAALSTLPAEQRAALVLVDMQAYPVAEAARILDVPTGTVKSRCARGRARLLPLLTHLRSNSGDSVVERNRTQGTSVPPASGPRDAGSSDPAAVKGGGGHA